A genomic window from Streptomyces brevispora includes:
- a CDS encoding multicopper oxidase family protein, translated as MDKYVTPLVVPPVMPQAGGGIADRIDHYVIGVRQFQQQVLPSSLPTTTVWGYGSTLHPRSFHYPAFTIEARFGKPVRVRWMNQLLDRKGRYRPHLLPLDPTLHWANPPGGASARDSRPGFRSTPGPYSGPVPIVTHLHGGRNTEESDGYTEAWYLPNAVDVPAGYAEVGSFYEKFRDKFEDRFGDSWGRGYAVFQYANAERASTFWFHDHALGVTRLNVYAGLAGFYLLRGGPADLPDGVLPGPAPRAGDPPGRKYYEIPLAIQDRSFHVDGSLFYPAGRAAFDGFRGPYIPDSDITPIWNPEFFGNTMVTNGRTWPVLQVEPRRYRFRLLNGCNSRYLILKIVTRALAHRPAAPALPFWQIGSEGGFLPAPVRRDQVLIAPAERADVIVDFASLPVGTELYLINEAPDKAFQGGKASTDFSPADPATTGQVMKLVIEALTTPDTTVPLSQLSLPSFEPLGKASRIRRLSLSEQNSASLPHIGPRQMLLGTLDRNGAAVPMRWDDPVTENPALGATEIWEIHNLTKDAHPIHIHEVQFQVLDRQQANHAARPAEPWESGFKDTAIAYPGGVTRLKATFDRAGRYVWHCHMLEHEDNEMMRPYTVG; from the coding sequence GTGGACAAGTACGTCACACCGCTCGTCGTCCCGCCCGTCATGCCGCAGGCCGGGGGCGGCATCGCTGATCGCATCGACCACTATGTGATCGGCGTGCGACAGTTCCAGCAGCAGGTGCTGCCCTCCAGCCTGCCGACGACGACCGTATGGGGGTACGGCTCAACTCTGCATCCGCGCAGCTTCCACTACCCTGCGTTCACCATCGAGGCCCGCTTCGGAAAGCCTGTGCGGGTGAGGTGGATGAACCAGTTGCTTGATCGCAAAGGCCGTTACAGGCCACATCTGCTGCCGCTCGACCCCACACTGCACTGGGCGAACCCGCCGGGCGGAGCATCGGCCCGGGATTCACGTCCCGGATTCCGCTCGACACCCGGACCGTACTCGGGCCCGGTGCCGATCGTGACACACCTACATGGCGGGCGGAACACTGAGGAGAGCGACGGCTACACCGAAGCCTGGTACCTTCCCAACGCGGTCGACGTCCCTGCGGGATATGCTGAAGTCGGATCGTTCTACGAGAAGTTCAGGGACAAGTTCGAAGACCGGTTCGGCGATTCCTGGGGCCGAGGGTATGCCGTGTTCCAGTACGCCAATGCGGAGAGAGCCTCGACTTTCTGGTTCCACGATCACGCACTGGGTGTCACGCGGCTGAATGTCTACGCCGGACTGGCGGGGTTCTACCTTCTGCGTGGCGGACCTGCGGACCTTCCCGACGGGGTACTGCCCGGTCCCGCGCCCCGGGCCGGTGATCCACCCGGCCGGAAATACTACGAGATCCCGCTCGCCATCCAGGACCGCTCGTTCCACGTCGACGGCAGCCTTTTCTATCCGGCCGGACGCGCTGCCTTCGACGGGTTCAGGGGCCCCTACATTCCGGACAGCGACATCACTCCGATCTGGAACCCCGAGTTCTTTGGCAACACGATGGTGACCAACGGAAGAACCTGGCCGGTCCTTCAAGTCGAACCGCGCCGCTACCGGTTCCGGCTTCTCAACGGATGCAACTCGCGGTACCTGATCCTGAAGATCGTCACCCGCGCGCTCGCCCACAGGCCCGCGGCCCCCGCACTCCCCTTCTGGCAGATCGGCAGCGAAGGGGGTTTCCTCCCCGCACCCGTGCGACGAGACCAGGTACTCATCGCTCCCGCCGAGCGCGCCGACGTGATCGTCGACTTCGCGTCACTCCCGGTCGGGACCGAGTTGTATCTCATCAACGAGGCCCCGGACAAAGCATTCCAGGGCGGGAAGGCGAGTACGGACTTCTCCCCAGCAGACCCAGCCACCACCGGTCAGGTCATGAAGCTCGTGATCGAAGCGCTCACCACACCCGACACGACCGTGCCACTCTCCCAGCTGTCGCTCCCGTCATTCGAGCCATTAGGGAAAGCAAGTCGCATCCGACGGCTTTCCCTCAGTGAACAGAACTCCGCGTCGCTGCCGCACATCGGCCCCCGGCAAATGCTGCTCGGCACCCTGGACCGAAACGGAGCCGCTGTGCCGATGCGCTGGGACGACCCCGTCACGGAGAATCCGGCCCTGGGTGCGACCGAGATCTGGGAGATCCACAATCTCACGAAGGATGCCCATCCGATCCATATCCACGAGGTCCAGTTCCAGGTCCTCGACCGACAGCAGGCTAACCATGCCGCCCGACCCGCAGAGCCGTGGGAGAGCGGGTTCAAGGACACAGCAATCGCCTACCCAGGTGGCGTGACGAGGCTGAAGGCGACATTCGACCGGGCGGGCCGGTACGTCTGGCACTGTCATATGCTCGAACACGAGGACAACGAGATGATGCGCCCATACACAGTCGGATGA
- a CDS encoding peptidase C39 family protein, whose amino-acid sequence MPSPTSRRTVLTAAVAAAAGAGAVTSTASAAAAAPSRSPHRAPSAAASLVDNHSWSAYTDWRCGSGAGTRAVAGRRAGLVIGHPLGRTDYTDPHTGTTAAWEYATWTSPVHRSAVPATEAIASWNADTPAGTWIQIELQGGYSDGTGTPWYVMGRWAAGDGDIRRTSVDDQSDGKSSIWTDTFSVDDAASGLRLLSYRLRLTLYRTPGSRLTPTVWRVGAMASDIPDRFTVPASVPGLARELPVPRYSQNVHVGQYPEYDNGGEAWCSPTSSQMIIEYWGRRPSAEDLAWVKPGLQDPQVCHAARFTYDNQYEGCGNWPFNAAYAATYDDMSAAVTRLGSLKDVETLIRAGIPVITSQSFLKEELTGAGYGTSGHLMTVIGFTPEGDVIANDPASPSDEAVRHVYRRHEWENIWLRTKRYDANGQVRGGTGGVCYVYWPSNPAPTQHRALRSLGLL is encoded by the coding sequence ATGCCCAGTCCGACCTCACGCAGAACCGTGCTCACCGCCGCCGTCGCGGCAGCGGCCGGCGCCGGAGCGGTGACGTCCACCGCTTCCGCGGCGGCCGCCGCTCCATCCCGTTCCCCGCACCGCGCACCCTCGGCGGCAGCCTCGCTCGTGGACAACCATTCCTGGAGTGCCTACACCGACTGGCGCTGCGGCTCGGGCGCCGGAACCCGCGCCGTAGCGGGCCGCCGGGCGGGCCTGGTGATCGGCCACCCGCTGGGACGTACCGACTACACCGACCCGCACACCGGCACGACGGCGGCCTGGGAGTACGCGACCTGGACATCCCCCGTCCACCGCTCCGCCGTCCCGGCCACCGAGGCCATCGCCTCCTGGAACGCGGACACACCGGCCGGCACCTGGATCCAGATCGAACTCCAGGGCGGCTACTCGGACGGCACCGGCACCCCCTGGTACGTCATGGGCCGCTGGGCGGCGGGCGACGGCGACATCCGCCGGACCTCCGTCGACGACCAGAGCGACGGCAAGAGCTCCATCTGGACCGACACCTTCTCGGTGGACGACGCGGCGAGCGGCCTGCGGCTCCTCTCCTACCGGCTGCGGCTGACCCTGTACCGCACCCCGGGCAGCCGGCTCACCCCCACGGTGTGGCGGGTGGGCGCGATGGCCTCGGACATCCCCGACCGCTTCACCGTGCCCGCCTCCGTCCCCGGCCTGGCCAGGGAACTCCCGGTGCCGCGCTACTCGCAGAACGTGCACGTCGGCCAGTACCCCGAGTACGACAACGGCGGCGAGGCGTGGTGCAGCCCCACCTCCTCGCAGATGATCATCGAGTACTGGGGCCGCCGGCCCAGCGCCGAGGACCTCGCCTGGGTCAAGCCGGGGCTCCAGGACCCGCAGGTCTGCCATGCGGCACGCTTCACCTACGACAACCAGTACGAGGGCTGCGGCAACTGGCCGTTCAACGCCGCCTATGCCGCCACCTACGACGACATGAGCGCCGCGGTGACCCGGCTGGGCTCGCTGAAGGACGTGGAGACCCTGATCCGGGCGGGGATCCCGGTCATCACGTCGCAGTCGTTCCTCAAGGAGGAGCTGACGGGCGCCGGGTACGGCACCTCGGGTCACCTGATGACCGTGATCGGCTTCACCCCGGAAGGCGACGTGATCGCCAACGACCCCGCGTCACCGAGCGACGAGGCGGTGCGCCACGTCTACCGGCGGCACGAGTGGGAGAACATCTGGCTCCGCACCAAGCGCTACGACGCGAACGGGCAGGTCAGGGGTGGTACAGGCGGGGTCTGCTACGTCTACTGGCCGTCTAACCCAGCACCGACTCAGCACCGTGCTCTGCGGTCACTCGGCCTGCTGTGA
- a CDS encoding uridine kinase family protein, protein MNDLSLHAARLRTLPPSCGPVRLIAVDGHAGSGKSTFAARLAAVLDDAPVLHLDDLATHEELFDWTDRLRDQVIEPLSHGERARYEPYDWTARSFGPPRTLEPAPVVLVEGVGSGRRALRPFLAQLLWMDLPATESWERGRRRDGPALTAFWDDWTAAEKAHFSADPSRPSADALVRQLPVGYEWLEGSPATAGVNQSVTQRDHPVPPY, encoded by the coding sequence ATGAACGACCTCTCCCTCCACGCCGCCCGGCTGCGCACCCTGCCGCCGTCCTGCGGACCGGTCCGGCTGATCGCCGTCGACGGTCACGCGGGATCGGGCAAGAGCACCTTCGCCGCCCGGCTGGCGGCGGTGCTGGACGACGCCCCCGTACTGCACCTGGACGATCTGGCCACCCACGAAGAGCTGTTCGACTGGACGGACAGACTCCGGGACCAGGTCATCGAACCGCTGTCGCACGGGGAGCGCGCACGCTACGAGCCGTACGACTGGACCGCCCGGAGCTTCGGCCCGCCGCGCACCCTGGAACCCGCCCCGGTGGTCCTGGTCGAGGGGGTGGGCTCCGGCCGTCGGGCCCTGCGCCCCTTCCTCGCACAGCTGTTGTGGATGGATCTGCCCGCCACGGAGTCCTGGGAACGGGGCCGGCGACGGGACGGACCGGCCCTGACGGCGTTCTGGGACGACTGGACCGCCGCCGAAAAGGCTCACTTCTCGGCCGATCCCTCCCGCCCCTCGGCCGATGCGTTGGTACGCCAGTTGCCTGTGGGGTACGAGTGGCTGGAGGGATCCCCCGCGACAGCAGGAGTGAACCAATCCGTCACCCAACGTGATCATCCGGTACCGCCATACTGA
- a CDS encoding AAA family ATPase, with product MDIGTQGAQAPADLAWLRGVDAYTMGAYPQAEEEFRAAAQLDPGMADAWLGLHALRVDTTTALLHMHRHRDRFGEQRGRHRRTLNSWYWLGWWVQPVLESPRDLLLAHASHWLDGRHVPELDRALAGLPPVDADAQVRFLHACRSYLVKDWEQLVRHTEQLIDDPLLGIEAGLFGGMARVRLEMYGQAEPLLSTALMRCRSEQPQRKELRYWLARAHEGTGRSAAALPLYRAVHRIDPAFMDTSARLAAIADYDGLDGSDELSGLAAVSLTGLGADGTFAETQPDGDSMLGTDLVDGRELRPGGELQDLPGIGVSPPQGGAREKTAVPGQSTPQPFPAGPSDPVLLADALAELERMVGLEPVKRQVKALSAQLNMARLRAGQGLPVQPPKRHFVFSGPSGTGKTTVARILGRVFYALGLLGGDHLVEAQRADLVGEFLGQTAVKANDLIDSALGGVLFVDEAYSLSNTGYSKGDAYGDEALQVLLKRAEDNRDHLVVILAGYPEGMDRLLATNPGLSSRFTTRVDFPSYRPLELTSIGEVLAAENGDAWDEESLDELRSISGHVVDQGWLDELGNGRFLRTLYEKSCAYRDLRLSGCATVPTRDDLATLRLPDLMQAYGEVLSGRGPAGRRQQEPPAG from the coding sequence ATGGACATCGGCACGCAGGGCGCGCAGGCCCCGGCCGACCTCGCCTGGCTACGTGGCGTGGACGCCTACACCATGGGCGCCTATCCGCAGGCCGAAGAGGAATTCAGAGCCGCGGCGCAGCTCGATCCCGGCATGGCGGACGCCTGGCTGGGCCTCCATGCGCTGCGGGTCGACACCACGACGGCGTTGTTGCACATGCACCGCCATCGCGACCGCTTCGGGGAGCAGCGCGGCCGTCATCGCCGCACGCTGAACTCCTGGTACTGGCTGGGCTGGTGGGTACAGCCGGTGCTGGAGAGCCCACGCGATCTGCTGCTGGCGCACGCCTCGCACTGGCTGGACGGACGCCACGTGCCGGAGCTCGACCGGGCGCTGGCCGGGCTGCCGCCGGTGGACGCCGACGCACAGGTCCGCTTCCTGCACGCCTGCCGGTCCTATCTGGTCAAGGACTGGGAGCAACTCGTACGCCATACGGAGCAGCTGATCGACGATCCGCTGCTGGGCATCGAGGCGGGGCTCTTCGGCGGGATGGCGCGGGTACGCCTGGAGATGTACGGACAGGCCGAGCCGCTGCTCTCCACCGCGCTGATGCGCTGCCGCAGCGAGCAGCCGCAGCGCAAGGAGCTGCGCTACTGGCTGGCCCGGGCCCACGAGGGCACCGGTCGCAGTGCGGCGGCGCTGCCCCTGTACCGGGCGGTGCACCGGATCGATCCGGCGTTCATGGACACCTCGGCGCGGCTGGCCGCGATCGCGGACTACGACGGTCTCGACGGCTCCGACGAGCTGTCGGGCCTGGCCGCCGTGTCCCTGACCGGCCTGGGCGCCGACGGCACCTTCGCGGAGACCCAGCCGGACGGCGACTCGATGCTGGGCACCGATCTGGTGGACGGCCGCGAACTGCGCCCCGGCGGCGAGCTGCAGGACCTGCCGGGGATCGGGGTCTCACCGCCGCAGGGCGGGGCGCGGGAGAAGACCGCGGTGCCGGGCCAGTCCACGCCGCAGCCGTTCCCGGCCGGTCCCAGCGATCCGGTGCTGCTGGCGGACGCGCTGGCGGAGCTGGAGCGGATGGTCGGGCTGGAACCGGTGAAACGGCAGGTCAAGGCCTTGTCCGCACAGCTGAACATGGCGCGGCTGCGGGCCGGCCAGGGGCTGCCCGTGCAGCCGCCGAAACGGCATTTCGTCTTCTCCGGACCGTCCGGCACCGGGAAGACCACGGTGGCCCGCATCCTGGGCCGGGTGTTCTACGCGCTGGGACTGCTCGGCGGCGACCATCTGGTTGAGGCCCAACGGGCCGACCTGGTCGGCGAGTTCCTGGGCCAGACCGCGGTGAAGGCCAATGATCTGATCGACTCCGCGCTGGGCGGGGTGCTGTTCGTCGACGAGGCGTACAGCCTCTCCAACACGGGTTACAGCAAGGGCGACGCCTACGGGGACGAGGCCCTGCAGGTCCTCCTCAAGCGTGCGGAGGACAACCGGGACCATCTCGTGGTCATCCTGGCGGGATACCCGGAGGGCATGGACCGGCTGCTCGCCACCAACCCCGGGCTGTCCTCGCGGTTCACCACCCGGGTGGACTTCCCCAGCTACCGCCCGCTGGAACTCACCTCGATCGGTGAGGTCCTGGCCGCGGAGAACGGGGACGCGTGGGACGAGGAGTCGCTGGACGAGCTGCGTTCCATCAGCGGCCACGTCGTCGACCAGGGCTGGCTCGACGAGCTGGGCAACGGCCGGTTCCTGCGCACGCTGTACGAGAAGAGCTGCGCCTACCGCGATCTGCGGCTCTCCGGCTGTGCGACGGTGCCGACGCGGGACGATCTGGCGACGCTGCGGCTGCCGGATCTGATGCAGGCGTACGGCGAGGTGCTGTCGGGGCGGGGGCCGGCGGGGCGGCGGCAGCAGGAGCCGCCGGCCGGGTGA
- a CDS encoding hemolysin family protein: MSLVQLLFAGLLVLANGFFVGAEFALVSVRRSQIEPLAATGSSRARQVLYGLENLPQMMAAAQFGITICSLTLGAVAEPTVAQLLEPVFRAVHLPEGLIHPLGYVLALVFVVFLHLVIGEMVPKNLAMAAPEKTSLWLSPGLVGFARLCRPVTSALGACARLVLRLFDVEPKDEVEAVFTSEQLNRLVEDSGQAGLLGPDAQERLEDALELGSRPVTDVLLSRASLVTVDPSVTPRRIEELTVRTGYSRFPVCAEGGGPFMGYLHVKDVLDLEDVERAVPQHVWRPMATVRAELPLDDALTVMRRAATHLAQVADASGRVLGLVAMEDVLEMLVGEVRDPAHRVTEPRRTEEKKTVSDELTALVR; encoded by the coding sequence ATGAGCCTGGTCCAATTGCTCTTCGCCGGACTCCTGGTCCTCGCGAACGGCTTCTTCGTCGGCGCCGAGTTCGCCCTCGTCTCCGTACGCCGCAGCCAGATCGAACCACTCGCGGCAACCGGGTCCAGCCGGGCCCGGCAGGTGCTGTACGGCCTGGAGAACCTGCCGCAGATGATGGCGGCCGCCCAGTTCGGCATCACCATCTGCTCACTGACACTCGGAGCCGTCGCGGAACCGACCGTCGCCCAGCTGCTGGAGCCGGTCTTCCGCGCGGTGCACCTCCCCGAGGGGCTGATCCATCCGCTCGGCTACGTGCTGGCGCTGGTCTTCGTCGTCTTCCTCCATCTCGTCATCGGCGAGATGGTCCCGAAGAACCTGGCGATGGCGGCCCCGGAGAAGACCTCGCTGTGGCTCAGCCCCGGCCTGGTCGGCTTCGCCCGCCTCTGCCGCCCGGTCACCTCCGCGCTGGGCGCCTGCGCCCGGCTGGTGCTCCGGCTCTTCGACGTCGAGCCGAAGGACGAGGTGGAGGCCGTCTTCACCAGCGAGCAGCTCAACCGGCTGGTCGAGGACTCAGGGCAGGCCGGACTCCTGGGGCCCGACGCGCAGGAACGGCTGGAGGACGCGCTGGAGCTGGGCAGCAGGCCTGTCACCGATGTGCTGCTCAGCCGGGCTTCCCTGGTGACGGTCGACCCGTCCGTCACCCCGCGCCGGATCGAGGAGCTCACGGTGCGGACCGGCTACTCACGGTTCCCCGTCTGCGCGGAGGGCGGCGGCCCGTTCATGGGCTACCTGCACGTCAAGGACGTCCTCGACCTGGAGGACGTCGAGCGGGCGGTCCCGCAGCACGTGTGGCGCCCGATGGCGACGGTGCGGGCCGAACTTCCGCTGGACGACGCCCTGACCGTGATGCGACGCGCCGCGACGCACCTGGCCCAGGTCGCCGACGCATCGGGCCGGGTACTCGGCCTGGTCGCCATGGAGGACGTCCTGGAAATGCTGGTCGGCGAGGTACGTGACCCGGCCCACCGGGTCACGGAGCCGCGTCGCACCGAGGAGAAGAAGACCGTCTCGGACGAACTCACGGCCCTGGTCCGGTAA